From the genome of Ziziphus jujuba cultivar Dongzao chromosome 4, ASM3175591v1:
TTATCCTAGTTCTCTATAGAGAATTTTGTGGATAAGATAATTCAATatcaaggaaaaaacaaaaaaaagatccTGTTTGGAATCTTTACACATACAAATAATGAacaaacgttttttttttttttttttttcttggtggtTCTGTGCAGGTGTTGTGGACAGCATATGGAACACATTATGATGCAGAGTATTTTCAAGATCCTTTGAGTTTCAATCCAAGTCGGTTTGAAGAGCCAGTCCCACCGTATGTTTTTCTTACATTTGGGGGAGGGCCAAGATTGTGTGTTGGATATCAACTGGCTAAGTTGAATATCTTGATCTTTGTCCATTATGTCGTAACATGTTATGATTGGTCTTTGATCTATCCTGATGAAACTATCACCATGGACCCTCTTCCATTTCCCTCCCATGGAATGCCCATCAACATTTCCCCCAAGTTGTAACAAGCTCACCATACAAAATGAAAGTCATACAGCAGCAAACACTTTACTTTCTGTGTATCTGTTagctaatttttattaattaaacagCTATTTGAGTTTGCAGCAGCAATAACATGACAAATTTCTGGGTTTAATTCTAAATCAGATGTTAATTATGCTTActtctaaattaattagttgAGATGGATGTGGAATAACTAAGGATTTATCAGACTTAAATAACTgacgaaaagaaaataaaacgcACTATAACATGAATGAAAAAAAGATTGAGAATTAACATGAGAAACACAAATGAATTAGCCATGATAAATGCTTTGGCTTTATAAGACATGTAAAGCATCCTTCCTCTTTTCCATttctatcttttcttttcttctttgttaAATTGCTTGTTGATAATCACTGGCAAATTGATAAAACAGTTGTTAGGAAACAGTTTTGCTTTGATGATTTGTCTTTGAATATCAAGTTCTTGTGAGCTACTTAGAGACAGCATGAAAAAGGTGAAATTATATACAGTGAAATAGCACTAGACCGACACAAAGAACTTACATGAAAAGATGCATTGCAAAAAATCAAGCATTATTAACCAGTCATCCCAAAGTAATCCTGCTAAAAACATTCGATGAAGGAACTCTTTGAACGGATAGCTCCTGTGAAACTTGTTTCATGGTTGGTCGAGATTGTGGATTGATTTGCAGGCATGAAAATGCAAGCTTCGCAATAGAGACCAAATCTTCTGCATCTTGTTTTCTAGGAGGTATAAGGCGTTGGTCCAATACATCCTTCAGTGGTATATCATGGGAAGTTGATGGTGTTGTCAATGATGATAAAGAAAAGAGAGTTGAGACGAGATCTCCAGGGTGCTTTCCCATAATCACTTCTAACGATACCACTCCAAAACTATAAACATCACATTTCTCATTCACTTCTAGTGTATATGCAAACTCTGGTAAGAAAGGAATAAGATCAtgttttttattagaaatatttctttttggactTTTATGGAATAAGAAACCCCTAGTTGTGTAGCTAGGGTAACATATTAAAAAGCAACAATGGTTTTAAAGTAGCCAGAATCTTTTTGTTTGATGTAACAAACAAGATagttcataaaaattatttgaaaacaaGTGGATCATTTAAATGCCTCagacaaaacaaacaaatttcgGATGCCTACATACACACAGAATATGCATACATGCATGTAtacgtataaatatatatactatgtatcatagatatgtatatatatattgcatacaCGCCATGTATAATGGAGAAAGTGAAGTCATAATAAAACAGGATTGACTACCTGGAGCAGTGTATCCAACTGTGCCTGCAAATGAAGTCCAATTTGAAGAGTTAGGCTCTAAAAGCCTCGCTGTGCCAAAATCAGAAATATAGCCCTCATATTCTAAATCCACCAATATGTTCTTGCTGGATATGTCTCGATGAACCACTGGAGGTAAACAATCATGGTGCATATAGGATAAAGCACTGGCCACACCTTTAATAAGATTCACCCTCTTACTCCATTCAAACATATGAGCCTCTCTGTCGTTGCTTAGTATCTTTTCCAGGCTCCCCCCTTCCACGAATCTGTATACCAAGAATGAGTTTGGTGGATATGAACAAAAACCATAAAGCTTCACAATGTTGCGATGACGAACTTCTAATAATGCACGAATCTCACTCTCAAAAGCTTTAAAATCAGCTACCCTGCCTTCCTCCTGGGTGTTGACTCTCTTCACTGCCACAACCTGACCCGTCTGCAGTCTAGCCTTGTAAACACTTGCATTCCCACCTTCTCCTACACAGTTTCTTGAATGGAAATTATCTGTTGCTTCAACGATGCTTCTATAAGTCATTTTCCCATCATAGCTCCATATTGAAAACAGATCCTCATGCTGTGCTTCTGGTTGGCCATTCAAATTATTTCTTGAAGTCTTACGAATGCAATGAACATAAGCAATCCCACTTACAACTAGAGCAAGAAACAGCATGCATAAGACAAGGACTGTAACCAAAATGACAACGTTGTTATCTTTTTTCCCACTTCTAATGGTTGATGGGCAAGCTTTCAAGCCTATGACCATACCACACAAGCCTTTGTTATTTATAAATGCTTCAATGGGAGCCTCATCGAAGACTTTGCTGTCAGGCAGAGGACCCTCTAATTGATTGGAGGACATGTCAATAGCTGTCAAGCTTAACATTCCAACAAAAGTGGAAGGGATTGAACCAGAGAACTCATTGTGAGAGAGATTCAATACTTCTAAGTTCTTCAATTCCCCTAGTTGTGAAGGCATTTCCCCTGTTAGCAAATTGTAACTAAGATCCAGAACTTGAAGATACTGCAAGCTTCCAATCTCGGGGGGGAGATTCATGGGGAAGCGGTTTTTGCTTAAATTCAAGCTCATTAATTTTGTACATCCATCTAACTGTTTAGGAATTGAACCAGTCAGATTATTTACTGCTATGTTAAGATGTGTAAGATCGGATAATATTCCAATTTCTGGTGGAATACTTCCACTGAGTTTATTGTCACCCAAATTAAGATTGAACAGTGATACCATGGTTCCCAGTTCCTTTGGAATTTCTCCAACTAGGTTATTGGAAGAGAGATCAAGTAAACGAAGCTCAACTGAACCTTCAAGATGAGGAGAAATTCCTCCAGAAATTCTGTTGTTGGACAATTTCAAACTTTGTAAATTCTTGCATTGTCCCCACTTCTGAGAAATTTCTCCATAGAAATTGTTATAGCTCAAATCAATATAATCTAAATTCGGGTATATTCCAAGTTCCTCTGATATATTTCCTGTTAGCCGGTTTCTTTCAAGCCTTACTCTAATTAGACTGGTACAGTTTCTCAAACTCAGAGGGATAAAGCCCACAAAGTAATTGCTATGTGCAGAAAACAATTCTAGCCTTGAATTGATGCATATATTTTGGGGCAAATAACCAGAAAACAGGTTGTCACTCAATGCTAAATACTTCAAGTAAGTGATATTCTTCATGACTAAATCAATGGAGCCATTAAATTGGT
Proteins encoded in this window:
- the LOC107416338 gene encoding probable leucine-rich repeat receptor-like protein kinase At1g35710 — translated: MASMINILFILVSTSTVIAISAPPATSLTSEVEEAEALQKWKASLENKNPSLSSSWVGDNRACNWVGIVCENSTTIRHLNLTGYGLKGTLQGFIFSSFPNLLTFDLRNNSLYGTIPSSIANLSSLIYLDLSSNQLFGIIPPEISFLSGLQFLYLGKNYLNGSIPEEIVMLNKSLSVLELSENNLNGPIPVSIGNLNNLTVLHLFINKFYGFIPSSIGNLTKLTQLYLMHNQLYGSIPPEFGNLKFLTHVGLVGNQFNGSIDLVMKNITYLKYLALSDNLFSGYLPQNICINSRLELFSAHSNYFVGFIPLSLRNCTSLIRVRLERNRLTGNISEELGIYPNLDYIDLSYNNFYGEISQKWGQCKNLQSLKLSNNRISGGISPHLEGSVELRLLDLSSNNLVGEIPKELGTMVSLFNLNLGDNKLSGSIPPEIGILSDLTHLNIAVNNLTGSIPKQLDGCTKLMSLNLSKNRFPMNLPPEIGSLQYLQVLDLSYNLLTGEMPSQLGELKNLEVLNLSHNEFSGSIPSTFVGMLSLTAIDMSSNQLEGPLPDSKVFDEAPIEAFINNKGLCGMVIGLKACPSTIRSGKKDNNVVILVTVLVLCMLFLALVVSGIAYVHCIRKTSRNNLNGQPEAQHEDLFSIWSYDGKMTYRSIVEATDNFHSRNCVGEGGNASVYKARLQTGQVVAVKRVNTQEEGRVADFKAFESEIRALLEVRHRNIVKLYGFCSYPPNSFLVYRFVEGGSLEKILSNDREAHMFEWSKRVNLIKGVASALSYMHHDCLPPVVHRDISSKNILVDLEYEGYISDFGTARLLEPNSSNWTSFAGTVGYTAPEFAYTLEVNEKCDVYSFGVVSLEVIMGKHPGDLVSTLFSLSSLTTPSTSHDIPLKDVLDQRLIPPRKQDAEDLVSIAKLAFSCLQINPQSRPTMKQVSQELSVQRVPSSNVFSRITLG